The genomic stretch GCAGACATGAAAGCCTCTTCGAGATTAGAAAGGACTCGTGAGCGTCCCTGAAATTTGCACTGTACACATCACCCTATCAATCGTCACTTTGACCAATCGCCTAATTTTGTCCGTGAACCCGtgttcgtgcataatttgccataactGATCTCTTTCGTAGTACTTGCCACAGTGAAAAGACCTGGTCTGTGGTGGCACGGGccccatgaatcccgcctggtattGCCTCACAAATTCCTTTGCGATAGGTGATAGGCGGCGGCATAGAGTACCTTGTCGGCAGCGCTCAGCAGCGTGAGGTGGTTGGGGAAGGCCTAACAAGCCacctccaaaaaaaataaaacgtttTGAACGATCAAAGAGAACAAACGAGACTGATTTAAATCAGGTGATAATAAGAATGTTGGAGCCACACACAGATGTGTGTGGTATATCTCATAATCAGCATACCATAAGGAGGCTGCAAGGGCCACTCACAAATGTGTGTGATTTAATTGAGAATAATACAGAAGTTATTATAATTTCATATTTGGAATTGagttaaacaaacaaacaatataAATGCTGCTGGGGCCACGCACGAGTGTTCGTGGTTTGTCTAGTATATTTCACAAGCATACAATATTCGAAACCGTTTTTGAACCAACAGTGCTTTTTGCAAATCCCTCCGGATATGACTAAATTTTACTATCAAAATAAAAAGGAGAGAAAATAGTGTACTGGAAAAACTATTCTTAAGGGgctatatacctttttagttttcaaaaaatcgaattatttttaattacatttTCTTTacatacaacatcttgagaacatttttacgaattttcataaagatctgagcaatagggagaaagttagagcgatttgcaacacACCTCGCtgcggccgcataagctaaacttaaaactttaaacgcgattatctcggaatagtgtttttctaaaaatgactttgccgtgatcctgattgcgggaaaactactgaaccgatttccttcagctttttttttaattttcattattaaattcgccggtccttgaacgatcgcattttgaaacatacagttacattttgccgcaaaaattttttaatgcaatttttagcgctcaaaacgtgcattttttgggaaagacgttcctgaaaacaaaatactcataaaagcgatcgtttaaggacacggcacacttctaaactaacgaaataatatgagtttttttaattcagttgacccgctgagtctctatcaggatcaccgcaaacCTCTGCGAAAAAAAgggtttcggggaaacggccattactccagtagtAATTGGTATTTggtatctcaaaatcaaacgtatttttttgttgttgatgagctgtactttcagaaaaataccactttgatgcaataaaaattgTGCTATGCACTTGAAAATAAGTTCAAACTTTCCTCATTTTACTCGACCaagaaggtatataaccccttaaggacAATCTGGAAAGAACAAGGGCCCTGAAGGCGAGGTTGGCGTGAATTTTACCTTAAAGGCTAATAAAACTGAAGCAGTTTTCTCAAATAGGAATAGATGAAAGAGAGCTGCGATGAAGTAAAAGAAACGATTGGTCAACTTCCTCTCGTCGTTTTGTTTTTAccccttttttgattttattccttttttgtcattttaaaaaGTTCTAGACGAATCATGCGAACGACATGTCACTGAACTGAATGTCACTATATATCAcgaaaaatagtacaaaaacAGAAACCGAAATTATCACTGCACTTCCAGGAGGAATCACTCAGAGAAAGGTTTGGGTTATTATATATCTCATGATTTGCTCCGGCACATTCAGTAAAAATTAACATTCGTTCAAAAGCTAACAAAATAACGAAGAATAAAAATCTTACTCGTACCAGACTCACCGAACGAAAACTCATTAAATAATCAGTGTAAATtttaaaatcgatcattttttcaTAGATCCACAGACTGTTGAAGCATTGAATTTTTCTATCTTTTCTCTTatataaacaaaacaaaccactaattaattaaaataaatacttAACTTTAACAGTAAAACACATTAACGTCCTTTTTCTCTGGAAGATTCACTTCCATAATAGATGAAATTTCCTAGAAAACATTGACGCGACAAAAAGACGTCCATTTCCGAGAAAAAAGCAGGAGGGTTAAGTAAACAACGCTTTGGCATTTGAAGAAACATTCTATTGAAACTTCTCTGTTGTTATGATAACAAATCCATGATTTTGATAAAAACAATTGtgaatagttttattgaaacatgattttaatttatttttattgtgtttCATCTATGATCTACTAAACAGAATGTTTTGGTTTATGCAAAAGTTTTAGAAGATATTTCCACtacaaataattttaaattttgaaaataagaatGATCTCTCCTAAAATCAAGTCCTCTCTCATTCAATTAAGAACAAGCTGGTCTGTCTGCTAATTTCAATATAGTTTTGATCAAATACACAATTCGATACGAGCTTAATTTTGACCAGACTGACTGAACCGAAtcgaaatataaaatataagtgaCTCATAACAGTTTGAATTTCATAGTTGAAATTGATTGTAAAGTttaacgataaacttttgacgCAATCTAACCAAAGAAAATACAGTTTGCAATACTGGTCCTATTTAGATCTTACTTCGAGAACTGTGATGACTATGGCGAAGTCTTTAATTCGTACAGTGAAAATTGTAATCACAGCTCATTTCTAGGAAAGCGTCAATTATTAAGATTGTTTCTCTATCAAAATACAATAATTAAACTTAATATTTGTACGTATCtctgaaataaaattagctatAATGTAAACCAGCATCCTGGTTGTCATTACCTGATAGCCTAGAAGTAATCTACCTAACAACAGATAAAATCCACATATAATCTCCTTAATAATTAACAACCTAAAATGCTGTCTTTTCCAGCGGCGCCAATCCATTCGTCAGTTGCCAGCGTCCGTCGTACCAAGCGTCTCACTCTGGATATCCCGAATCTCTTGAAACAGCAGCTCCTTCCACTGTTCGATGGTTAACTCTTGCTGATCGAGAGAATGATCGTACGGAACCGGCGCAGGGCGGTTCACTTCATCATCGTTGCACCACAAACTAATGTAGGGATGCGCCAGCGCATCCTCCACTGAGATTCGTTCGAGCGGGTCGATTTCCAGCATCCGTTGCAGTATACTCCGCGCGTTATCGTTGTTCAGTTCGGCATTGTTGGAACCTTCGATGATCAGAAAAGCTGAGTCGGGAAAAAGCTGTTCGAACTGCACTCTACTGTTTCCGGGTAACGTCTTTTTGATGTAGCCTTGCGTCGACAGAGTTGTTCGCGAAATGAAATCGGATGATGGCATTCCCAGTGTGGTGATTATTCGATTCCACTGATCCATATAATCGGTTCCCGGAAAGAGAACCCGTCCGGTGATGAGCTCAGCCATGATGCATCCTATCGCCCAAATATCTACTCGAGTATCGTAGTCCATGTTAACGATGACCTCCGGCGCTCGGTAGTACCGCGTAACCACGTACTGAGTCATCATGAAACTGTTCTGAACAGATCGAGCCAGGCCAAAGTCAAGGATTTTAAGTGAACAATCCGCTCGTACGACGATGTTGGTCGGCTTCAGGTCACGGTGAATAATGCCCGCCGAGTGGAGATACTTTATGCCACACAGCATCTGGTAGACCAAAAAGGACAGCCGCTCGTGATCAAGCTGGTTACCGATCACGTTGCTCAGGTTAGCGTCCATGCGTTCGGTGAAGAGGTAAATGTCGCGGAATGATTGCAGCGTGGTTTGTGGTGAATATGCGTACAATAGTTTGATAACCTGCAAAATAGAGGGTGTTAGATGTTAGATAAATTAATTTTTGTCCGAACGATCAAAGACTTACGAATGGATGATCAACTAATCGCATCAGTTTGATTTCCCTGTAGGCTCGCTTGGCATTCGTTACATCCTGGAATGGTCGGGAAAGTTTTTTGATCGCTATTGGCATTCCGGTGTCAAAATCGATCGCTCCACTGGAAATAATTGCGATTTTGAATAATTTGTCATgagttaaaaatgaaaaaacataCCATACAGCACCTTGGGCGCCAATTCCAATCGGGAATAAGTTCCGAAATCTACCGGGAACTGTAAATTCGGTGTTCCCACCTATGAAAGGACTACCGGACGGCTCGGCTGGTTGCGATATTCGATCCATCTGAAAACAACAGTTAAAAGATATACTGAGATAAGCGCAAATCTAAAAACGCTTTATTCTATCCGAAAACCCCTAGAAACCGACTTTCCGTGCCATTCCGTGCTGGCTGTGATTACGTTATCAAAACACGCTCTAACTACCTTCCGCGCAACTACGTAACAAGCCAGAACCGCGGGCAGCAGAACACCATACCTACATGATGCCATTTGTGGACAACTTATTCATTCACGCTCTGAGTCAGCGGTCTAAAAAGCATGCTTCTCTGTTTACAATCGCGCACGTGATTTCGAGAAGCCCACGCGATAACGTTTCTCTAGCCGCAAGCTCTCAGCTCAGAGAAGTTCTCTTCG from Wyeomyia smithii strain HCP4-BCI-WySm-NY-G18 chromosome 3, ASM2978416v1, whole genome shotgun sequence encodes the following:
- the LOC129730896 gene encoding stress-activated protein kinase JNK-like isoform X1, whose amino-acid sequence is MARKMDRISQPAEPSGSPFIGGNTEFTVPGRFRNLFPIGIGAQGAVCGAIDFDTGMPIAIKKLSRPFQDVTNAKRAYREIKLMRLVDHPFVIKLLYAYSPQTTLQSFRDIYLFTERMDANLSNVIGNQLDHERLSFLVYQMLCGIKYLHSAGIIHRDLKPTNIVVRADCSLKILDFGLARSVQNSFMMTQYVVTRYYRAPEVIVNMDYDTRVDIWAIGCIMAELITGRVLFPGTDYMDQWNRIITTLGMPSSDFISRTTLSTQGYIKKTLPGNSRVQFEQLFPDSAFLIIEGSNNAELNNDNARSILQRMLEIDPLERISVEDALAHPYISLWCNDDEVNRPAPVPYDHSLDQQELTIEQWKELLFQEIRDIQSETLGTTDAGN
- the LOC129730896 gene encoding stress-activated protein kinase JNK-like isoform X2; protein product: MDRISQPAEPSGSPFIGGNTEFTVPGRFRNLFPIGIGAQGAVCGAIDFDTGMPIAIKKLSRPFQDVTNAKRAYREIKLMRLVDHPFVIKLLYAYSPQTTLQSFRDIYLFTERMDANLSNVIGNQLDHERLSFLVYQMLCGIKYLHSAGIIHRDLKPTNIVVRADCSLKILDFGLARSVQNSFMMTQYVVTRYYRAPEVIVNMDYDTRVDIWAIGCIMAELITGRVLFPGTDYMDQWNRIITTLGMPSSDFISRTTLSTQGYIKKTLPGNSRVQFEQLFPDSAFLIIEGSNNAELNNDNARSILQRMLEIDPLERISVEDALAHPYISLWCNDDEVNRPAPVPYDHSLDQQELTIEQWKELLFQEIRDIQSETLGTTDAGN